TTAGCGTATCTAATTATGCCCACTTTCGTGGTATGAAGATACTAGATTGTTTGCTTGATTGGTAGTTGTTTTTTACATTGCTTAGTGTCGAAATTAtttgactatatatatatatatataaaatattatcatattgtttgtTGTTTGTTTGTCTGTTGGTGTTATTCGTTGTTGTGTTTTGTTGGCTTGATCATATTATGCATATGGGTAGAATATGTTTATATATACATAGCGTTTGGCCCTATTATATCTATAACACTTCTATACTTGCCCACCAGATGCCGCCGAGGCGTGAGAATTGGCGTAATGCTGCAGGAGGAGACAACAATGGCAATGATGTACCGCCATACATGCAGCAGTTGTTTCAGGGACAAGCTCAGTTGATCCAGTTGCTTGTCCagaaccagaacaacaacaataacaacaacaatccaccgcCACCTCCACCAGTGGATATGCTTACCAGGTTCTTGAGGTTGAATCCTCAGAGGTTCTCTAGTTCCCCTAAACCTATTGTGGCTGATGATTGGCTCCATGCAGTCAATAGGAACCTGGAGACGGTTGGATGCACTGATGCAGAGAGGGTGAGGTTTGCCTCACATTTGTTGGAGGGTCCTGCTGCAGCTTGGTGGGACAACTACTTGGTCACCTATCCCATTGCTACTATCACATGGCCTCAGTTTCCGGATACCTTCCGTGCTGCACATGTGTCTGCTGGTGCTATGAGTCTGAAAAAGAAGGAGTTTCGCAGTTTGCGCCAGGGAGGTCGCACAGTTAATGCTTATGTGGAGGAATTTAACAATCTTGCATGTTATGCTCCTAATGATGTTAACACTGATGCAGCTAGGCAGGAGAAATTCTTGGAGGGCCTAAATGATGATTTGAGCCTTTAGTTGACAGTGGCCACTTTTAGGAATTGTCAGGACCTGATTGATAAGGCTATTGTGCTGGAGGGAAAGCAACATGCCATAGAGAATCGCAAGAGGAAGTACAACAACAATAACAGGTATAATTTAGGACCACAGCAGAAGCCACGCACTTCATATCATGGTAATGGAGGTAATTGACATAATCATCATGGAGGTAATGGGCATCATAATCACCATGGAGGGAATGGCCACAACCATAATGGCCACCATCATCACAATGGGCACAAGAGTAACAATGGCAATGGTAGAGGTAATGGTAATGGAGGGAATAATAACCAGAGCCACCAGAGTATGCCTGTGCAGAGGGATATTAGTCAGGTTCAGTGCTATAAGTGTAGGCAGATGGGCCACTACTCCAATGCTTGTCCAGAGAGCAAGAACGGTAATGGGAATTCAGGAGTGAGCAAGCCAAACCCCATCCAAAGGGGTCATGTCAACCatgttaatgtggaggaggtctacaatgaacctgatgCAGTGATTGGTAAGTTTTTGATCAATTCAATACCTGCGCTTGTTCTTTTTGAttctggtgcatcacattcattcatatCACGTGTATTTGTGGATAAACATAAGTTGTCTACCGTAGTACTTAAGCCACCTATTCTAGTAAGTTCTCCGGGGGCCGAGATGGCAGCAAGTTTCGGTTGTTTTCGGATGCTTTTGTCTTTTGGGAAGCATGTTTTTCCTACAGATTTAATTATACTGAAGTCACAAGGTCTGGATATTAttttgggtatggactggatgatcAACTATGAGGGTCTTATTGATTGTGCCAGTCGATCTATTACTCTCAGTGCACCAGGAGGGAAGAGGATCAAATATGTATGTAAGTATAAGCATAAGCAGGTACATGTAAACTCTCTTAAGGGGGGTAGCCTGGAAGAGGTGCCAGTCGTGAGGGATTATCCAGATGtgtttccagaggagttgccaggtatgccaccagatagagataTTGAGTTTCTTATTGATTTAATACCGGGCACTGGACCTATTGCAAAGAGACCGTATAGAATGCCTCCTCAAGAGTtggaggaattgaagaagcagataagaGAATTGCAGGCACAAGGATTtattcgcccaagttcatcaccttggggagcTCCAGTTTTgtttgtggagaagaaggatgggaccTTGAGGATGTGTGTTGATTATCGTTCTCTGAATGAGGTAACCATTAAGAATAAGTATCATTTGCCTATGAtaaatgatctgtttgaccagtTGGAGGGAGCTACTGTGTTTTCTAAGATTGATCTCCGTTCTGGTTATCATCAATTGAAGATTCGTGAGTAAGATATTCCAAAGACTGCTTTTACTATGAGGTATGGGTTGTATGAatatactgttatgtcatttggattgactaacgctCCTGCATACTTCATGAATATGATggacaaggtgtttatggagttcttggataaatttgtggttgttttcattgatgatatattggtgttctccaagaataagaaagAGCATGAGGTGCATCTGCGTTTGGTATTGGAGAAATTGAGGGAACATCAGCtgtacgccaagtttagcaaatgtgagttttggctggaTGAGGTAGCATTCCTTGGACATGTTGTCTCAGGTAATGGAGTTGCAGTTGATCCATCTAAGGTTGCTACAGTTACAGAGTGGGAGACACCCATGACAGTTGGAGAGATTCGCAGCTTTTTGGGCCTTGCAGGTTATTACAGGAGGTTTATTGAGAACTtttctaagattgcaaagcctatgactgAATTGTTGAAGAAGGAGAAGAAGTTTGTTTGGACTGATGAATGTGAAGCCAACTTTCAGGAATTGAAGCAGCGGTTGGttaccgcaccagtcttaactctGCCGGATATAAATAAGGACTTCCAGgtatattgtgatgcttctcATCAAGGACTTGGGAGTGTTTTTATGCAGGAAGGTaaagttgtttcatatgcttcacgtcAGCTTAAGAATCATGAGCttaattatcctacacatgatttggagttagcttcagttgtgcatgcattgaaaacttgGAGGCCATATCTTATTGGTAATCATTGTGATATATTTACTAATCATAAGAGCTTGAAGTATATTTTTACTCAGAAGGatttgaacctcaggcagaggagatggttggagcttattaaagATTATGATTTGAATGTGCAGTATCATCCTGGTAAGGCTAATGTTGTTGCTGATGCATTGAGTCGTAGGAGCCATGCTAATGCAATTAATATTGATGATATGCCACCGGAGTTATGTGAGCAGTTCAGGAATCTCAGGTTGGAGATGATTCCTAAGGGATATTTAGCAACACTTGAGGTAAAGCCTACTTTGCTTGacaggatcagagaagctcaaaagGGTGATAAGGAGATCGCTGAGATAAACGAGAACATGGTTAAAGGTAAGGCAGAAGGTTTCCATGAGGATGAACATGGAGCCATATGGTTTGAGAATCGTATTTGTGTACCTCGAGATGCAGATATCAGGAAGTAGATTCTTTGGGAGGCGCATGATTCACCTTATTCTATTCACCCATGTAAtactaagatgtatttggatttgagggAATGATTTTGGTGGCCTAGCCTGAAGAGGGAAATTGCTGGATATATTGCAACATGTGATGTGTGCCAGAGGGTTAAAGCAGAACATCAGAGACCAGTAGGTTTGTTACAGCCATTGCCTATACATGACTGGAAGTGGGACTAGATTGGTATGGACTTCATTACAGGTTTACCCAGGACTCGATCAGGTTATGATTCTGtttgggtagtagttgatcgttTGACTAAAGTTGCTCgcttcatcccagtaaagactaCTTATACCAGTGCTCAGCTAGCAAAGATTTATATGTCTAAAATTGTTTGTCTACATGGAGTTCCAAGGAAGGTAGTGTCTGATAGAGGTACTCAGTTCACATCCAAATTTTGGCGTCAGTTGCATGAATTCTTGGGCaccaggctggagttcagtacagctttccATCCACAGACACATGGGCAGACAGAGAGGgtaaatcagattttggaggatatgttgagagcttgtgctttggactatgggtccagttgggatgataattgaccttatgcagagttctcatATAATAACAGTTATCAGGCTAGTCTGAAGACGGCACTGTTTGAGGTATTGTATGGCAGAAAGTGCatgacaccgttgatgtgggatgaggtTGGAGAATGTCAATTCTTTGGACCACACTTGATCAGAGATGCTGAGGAGAAGGTCAAGTTGATTCGCGACAGGCTGAAGATAGcacagtccaggcagaagagttatgcagatgcAAAACGTAAGGAGGTGACATATGAGGTAGGAGACCGTGCATATCTTAGAGTTTCTCCACTTCGTGGAATTAAGAGGTTTTGAATTAAGGgtaagttagcaccacgttttgtggggcCTTACAAGATCATGGAGCGTAGAGGAGAGGTAGCTTATCAGCTGGAGTTGCCAGAATccttgtcaggagttcatgatgtgtttcatgtatctcagttgaagaagtgccatgcagagatgatGGATGTTCCATTGAGGGACACAGTGCCACTTGAGGCAATTCAGTTGGagagtgatttgacatatgaggagaaacctgttaAGATTCTGGAGACAGCAGAGAGAGTTACTCGCACCAAGACAATCAAGTTATGCAAGGTTCAATGGGATCATCACACAGAGGAGGAAGctacctgggaacgagaggaagatctcAGGCAGGATCACCcacacctatttgctagccagcccgaatctcgagggcgagattcatcttaagggggtaggtttgtaacatcccaattttcctaAATTAAGATGTTATtagatcattcatatgcatatcatatttttattgcattatttGTCTTTCTGCAATATTTCGAATCGTTATGCAACCAAAGGCAATTTATTGGAGCggagataacatgacttctcccctGTTTTAAAATGTTCATAATGTGCAGAATATTATTTCCAGTTCGTATGATATGTTCTGGTAATTTTTGCAATcttcaaaatattttatttgagtGTTTTGTTGCTGTTATGTGTTGCCTATTGCATAAAAACTATTTTCGAAAATTGCATTAGTGTTGGAACTAGTGTTCCTGTAGTTTATAGCTGTAGTGCTATTTTGACTGTGTGTCTAGGTATTTTTATTTAGAATTTATAttgtgtattttattttattcattttgtttttgtagttgTGTTTAAAAAAACACCAGCCGGCCAGCTAGCTAGCCAGCGACCCAGCTCGctagccagccagccagccaacGCCGCGGTCCAGCTCCCGCCGCCGCAGCCCACTTCCCGCGAAGCGGTACGCAGCGGCGTCGCTCGCACCCGACCCGCGCCCGATCCACCTCGCCTCCAGCCACTGACCGTGGGCCCCGCGCCCCACTCTACTTCCCCGAGCCGGACACCGGCGCACCCCGCGCACCCGACACCGAGCCGGATCGAGCTCGAGCGCCCAGGCCACCCTGTGCATGCCCGAGACCCCGTATGCGGGCAAAAGCCCTCGAGGAAATTCCGCATCCCCTCCTCGATCTTCCCCGCTGTTGCATGCCTCGATTAGGGCAAAGCGCATCTCGCGAGGAgctccgccgtccgccgccgttcgccgggcGATTTCGCCGCCGTAAGTGCACTTGGAGCCGCTCCGCCTGCTTCCTTCGTTTTCCCGGCTCGGTTGCCTGCGTTTTGACTCGCTTCTATGGACCAGAGCACACCGGAGCGAACGCCCGCCGCTGAGCCGACGCACCGGAGCAGGCGCCGTTCACATCGTTGCCGCCGTCAGTCGAGGACGTCCCGCCGCCGTtgaacaccaccaccacctccgctACTCACCGCCGCATCCACCCATCCCCTTACCTTCGCCGGAGACCCGGCGGAgacgcgccgccgccgacgcccgagaccgccgccgccgtcctctgTTCTCTGGTGAGCACGCACACACAGCAAACTCCGGCCAATCACGGGATGACACGTGGCAGTTTGCTACAGGACACGCACAGGAGTTGCTACAGTTCCCAGGAGATTTCTGTTTCTGTTTGTTTTTCATAGATTTTCATCCAAAATTCAACTAGCTATATCTCTTAGTCTACATATCCAAATtaggtgattctttttcctatgaTCTCACAAAAATCAGCACATTATCACAGAACCAACTTTGCACATGTTTGCACTGTTCAAGTTTGAATTCGTTTGAATATGAATTAAATCTTCCGGAGGCCGTAACTTTCAAACCGTTTATCGGAATCGAGTGCTTCTTTTTGCATTGTGACCGTAGTGCAATTTAGGTGCTGTTAAGCTTCTGTtgttgagttttaaaaatggtTTTGTTGCTGTTGGTTTTATTTTGGTTCTATTCGTGTTCCGGTGATTGATTTGTTGAATTGTGTGAAACGTGTAGATTGTCCGGAGTGCGACGCGAGCTATTGTCAGGAGTGTGACTTTCTgaaccagaaccaaggcaagttacatattgatcatcctttacctgttgttttctatgcatgtagttatatcacactatgaatatatgcatgtataggattaatatataaatttTGCTATGCTGTTGAGCTATCTTCCTGCGTTTTGCAAATCGTGGTAGTTGTAGCTTGCTATGCTTTGTAGATGGGTTGGTTCTTGTATTCATTGAGCTTATATGAGGACTATAAATATAACAAATTGAGTAGTAATTAAGGACTTAATTCACCTCTGGGCGGAATTGGTATTGAAGGGTGGTTTCAAGAACATCATGGTTTATACCTTCTGAATGTAAGTGGATGGCCGCCCAGGCTCAAAAAGATCAGACATACTTAGTGACTAGTAGCTTCCATGCACAACCACTAGCTaaatgggctctggcttagttgagtaggttgtgggATCCTCGCCCAGGTAAGCTAGCAGATGTAGATATGAGTAGGTGTACCGGCTGCCGGGGGTGGAGGTGACTGCTTCTGAAAGACTTCGTCTCAATCTTCGGGTTGAGTctagtgggtaaagtgtgcaaaactctacagagtattaaaactaatcatgattagccgtgtccccggttatgggcAACTTTGAGCCACTATGCATTACagttgttggatgatcttgacagATGTGACACTTAATAAATTTGTTGGGCAACTTAATAAAGGGTAGGTTGGAGTTGATTTTGCCAACTCAACCTTGTGTATATAATTGTAGTAATAAAAGAACTAAATAAAAATTTGACTATTAGGTAGTTATTAGGATAAAATCAACTTTCTGCAAAAATAAACCCTCAAGCCTTCCTTTTGTTACACTATGCATATACATGTAGGTCTGCTTTATTATTACTCCTGTGTAACTTGTCAATACATTCCAAGtattgacctatatggctgcaacgtctcatgttgcaggatattcagacgaagagtaaggtaccGTTAGGGCCGCGAGTCTGCACTCAGCATCGCTAGTGGGCTATGATGGGACTCATCGTTATTTTCTGCTACTTTCCGCTGTTTGATTGAATAAAGTTGGCCAAGTGCTATCCAGATTGTTTTATTTTATACATTCTGGGTCATACGTTGTAATAAATGATGCACTTGCTATTCTGGTATTCATctatactgtgtgtgctagcgagttcgatccagggactagcacagtAAGCACAGCGACTCAAATCCTTCGAGGTTTGGTCGTTAcagaagtgcgaactgcagcccaatctgttgccggtgcaactgctcgttcggttgccgctgcacgggccggagcagatgcaagtacaagtgttggtgcaggtgccgaagccgctgttgctgccggagatggtgctccttgtagagctggtgccggtgtcggagcaggtgccggtgtcgattcCCGATCCtgcggtagatcagcctgatctgCTGACGCGGTCGGTGACCAATCCTCAGGTGGATCAGagtgagctgctgccgctgtcagtgctagagcaactgccggtgctcgatccgttggtgaaggtggtaccgatgtgcgagacagcggcgatcgtgtctggtttggtatgatcagctttctaacttgactagtcTTCATGACCATGATCcattttttcttcatttcttttaaacgcgagaaggactaattgtggtgTTTTTATTAAaacaaactgcagttcatcatagggattcagcttgtactcagacaacagactgatccaattttttccagtaatataagtgatggacagtgccttcgttactgacacgacataagaggtgaaacctgcaaaaatagccatcatagagcaaacaaacggtttattctgtgatgaatgtcacatggcaaaacctgtatcgtaaaattgcaggaaaagaaagaaaacatgacgttaaatcaataagatttagacagtaaatcaataagatttacttgatgggacacgagtgaatccttaccaggaaatcactaggttgaagtactaaacagaagattgatcgtccaactacgggtggcatgtatgggccccgcctactcccacaagcaggacagtccaaaggtcgtgacaaatcgtatgggccaaacatccatgggactggaaatcctggtgggtgcaataaaccctgcaatgcatacagatattggagtgtaaccataattgataaaccatcctcacaaaaacgatgatctggatacttcaaaatatatagactgaattgagtggacagacattaacatagaccgttctcaggctggccacacaccaaaagcggtagtactaataaacaatacagggttcacaaacacaaatcaagtactggacaatagtacttactacagacaagaaaagttgcactaattaaactctgcagactattcttgccaccgacctatagtttgaaccccgcataactaactaggccatggacttcgtgagagatgtctacatgcaccatcaccatcttgtcaaccttggagaacctaacagagtggtctttccactcataaacatgatcatgaagccaggccgcatcagattttttgggaagctttacaagaaccacaccctttgtaatcgaaggcacaaccaggaaattgttgtggtcaagtacagacTCGAGAACatgcctgacaacaatgctacaggaaaacactagttcaggacacgtggcgacaaggacacaacagctggatagtttagcagtagaactcatcctcaggtcttccagttcacacggcatgactttgagaacttcatctccaccgcggacctggttccaattcaaacagaaaccatattttattactacctccgttcaaaaatataagatgattttcgatattatactccatatatgactacatatacgcacagaaatgagtgaacaaagacactagaacatgtcttcaaaggcatgagagcagaggggttacttgcaatatccataacccaagttactgaggcaaatatgccctcttcaaaggtagcattgatgttcataaagtactccctccatcccaaaattcttgtcttagatttgtctagatacgaatgtatcaagtcacattttagtattagatacatctgtatctagacaaatctaagacaagaaatttgggacggagggagtagttgaaagtaatctataagaaatcagtgtcaaacctctcgcatgttttggtcaaaagaggaatttagaaccgtcatttggcacacaaaaatcacatgcaagatcacccagaaagttgtactactagtactagtactgtgtgttagatgaaaaaacacgatcaagatcgagaaaaagatcgtcaagaagagattacccggactttcttaatgagggattctggagaggggggcttggatagggcgatggctttgagcttgtctgcggtagtctcggcggggtgcttgcgcttcttcgtaccatgagcctcgaccgttttggccagagccatagacatcacttcggccggtgctccagcgtccatcaagaaactgtcaaatagaaataaaagaaaagaaaccataatcacaaacccaaaagaagaaaagtgagggagttataggatcagtctcggggctGCAAGActgggccttggccagaatcagcaccattgatgcgctcacctttccttctttgggagagaagaacaatggcggaagcaggtcggggttttcttgaagaaatgaggaacaagatgagggagaagcgagcgttgggtagagaggaagctgagagagaagcgtgaaatgatggttgcttcgtccgtccaacttactgctggaaaggagggggttttgtgatttgatggctcattgggcattaccgcggtgcttcgatcggggtagtctgcCGTCACTctatgtcggtgtggaacgactcCTATGGGATCAAAAGAATCCCTACTAAGGTTGCCGGGGcacggggttgcgagaagagcaggattagtaaccagcacggGGATTGTttgcccaggttcgggccacgaggatgcgtaaaaccctagtcctgctttggtgggtgtatttcagagagttcttgagctctcgaactagctgtggtgagtgcgtggttcgaaaaggccgaatccttctccagtatgccatgggcctccttttatagtcgaaaggggctgccacagtggcacacaggaggtggaaaggtgcacagtgctacgagcttatcgctcgtattacaggacaagacacatttaatgcgtagcttaggtgtccccttgatttattggggacgggggcgaggcccgtcccgtccgtcgccgttcctccttgcttcgacacgcgccctggctagcGACACATGCAGCGCCAcataggcaggcaggcagctgaggtggcgcggtggtggagcgtccacgaagatctgcatgccgccacgcaggcgcttgatgagttggcctgggagctgcatgttgccacgcaggtgcccgcccagctggttgggctggcagccgcATGTGAATGGTGGTGGAAACTTGGTTGATGCGGGCCTGGCAGttgccctgctggcgtcctcggtgagggtcTTGCCGGGTGGCCTGGCAAGGGTCTGGCCGTGgtgcgctgtcgtccccggcaaggacctttcCGGGCGTCTGgcggccttcctcggcaaggatcttgccaagatcgtcgtcttctaatcctgaactgatcttgagtgttccttgtcttcacaaagatctgcatgccaccatggaggtgcctcccgagccctggcccaacgtgatgttggagaccgtgggctcaagggtggctcgctctgttggtgtggggcgagctgccccggcaagggtcttgccgggggaacctgcttcgtccctctgttctttgtggccttggccttggcgttgctctggttatcttgggctttggtcttaccttggttcacctcccctgttctgcttggtgtgaccgtgggcgcggctccgagtgcccgtgcacaggtaaaggggtacaaaggtgcgcccttcttttgtacaccgacatgaGCACCCAGTCCTGGGCCACACATATgcacgacacgttgttgggctaggcccaaaacggtAAGCGGGCAGGCGGgacggtttttaccgcggtaaaacttttcacgCGCCGCGCTTCCCACGACCTGTGTTGAATGCGTGatgtggaggggtgcgcgtgatgtgggcggcatgtgtggggcggttcccgcatgcatgcgtgacatcgtggtaaagaggcggc
The Aegilops tauschii subsp. strangulata cultivar AL8/78 chromosome 3, Aet v6.0, whole genome shotgun sequence genome window above contains:
- the LOC141020696 gene encoding uncharacterized protein, whose product is MGHYSNACPESKNGNGNSGVSKPNPIQRGHVNHVNVEEVYNEPDAVIDLIILKSQGLDIILGMDWMINYEGLIDCASRSITLSAPGGKRIKYVCKYKHKQVHVNSLKGGSLEEVPVVRDYPDVFPEELPGMPPDRDIEFLIDLIPGTGPIAKRPYRMPPQELEELKKQIRELQAQGFIRPSSSPWGAPVLFVEKKDGTLRMCVDYRSLNENKKEHEVHLRLVLEKLREHQLYAKFSKCEFWLDEVAFLGHVVSGYYRRFIENFSKIAKPMTELLKKEKKFVWTDECEANFQELKQRLVTAPVLTLPDINKDFQYHPGKANVVADALSRRSHANAINIDDMPPELCEQFRNLRLEMIPKGYLATLEVKPTLLDRIREAQKGDKEIAEINENMVKGKAEGFHEDEHGAIWFENRICVPRDADIRK
- the LOC141020695 gene encoding uncharacterized protein; this encodes MPPRRENWRNAAGGDNNGNDVPPYMQQLFQGQAQLIQLLVQNQNNNNNNNNPPPPPPVDMLTRFLRLNPQRFSSSPKPIVADDWLHAVNRNLETVGCTDAERVRFASHLLEGPAAAWWDNYLVTYPIATITWPQFPDTFRAAHVSAGAMSLKKKEFRSLRQGGRTVNAYVEEFNNLACYAPNDVNTDAARQEKFLEGLNDDLSL